The genome window ttagagccaatcttGTCTGCCCTTAATGTGGAGTGGGGCGTACGACTGGACGAGGTGTCATCTGTCATCATTGTGTGTGAAGCTCTCAGAGAGTTCCCTCAGCACATTGTCAAGAAGGCCATTCAGCTCCCCGCTGAGAAGAGGACCACTTTGGTGGATTTTGTAAGTTAAACTGACCTACTCTACTGTCTCATACGCCATTTTTCCCTCTTCCCCTTCCAGGTTCGTTCCACTCCCTATGGAGGTGATAAGCACGTCTACATTGATGAGGGACCATTCCGTGATCTGGATCTCAACCCCTTCATGACTCGTATGGGCTTCAGTATCCCCCCTCCCAGCAACAAGCTCGTGTTGGACCTGAGTCATGAGGAGAACGAGGACAGACTGTCAGCTGGTATGATCTTGCTGCTTTCCACACAAGAACAGTAGAACAGCAACAAACATTGCCGTTTATGTGTATGATGTGTATGATGTGGTAGGGCGCTTGAATATAATATTTCTGTGTCGATcgttttttttttacagagtcGTCTTGTCACCactacattgtatgtatatGTGCTATTTCATATGAAATGGCAAGaagtcacatgcatgtaattttcTGGAAGccatatgcatgtacactgaaATGAGATCTAccacacctataattataatcaacatCACGACACGTACATACAGATGCTACTtggctagatctagatagCTAGATCCCTATCCACCAAGTCACTATTAAATTCTGTAAAGATGGCTAGCAAGGCTGAGCCTAATGTCAAGAAGGACCAGGCACTTAAGGGAAAGTTATTGAAGTCAATGAAAGTTTGTGTTCAACAAATGTTCTGCTCATGTTGGAAGAACCCGCAGACTGAAGAGCATATCGAGTCCCCATCTGAAACAGATGAAGTATCAGAGACCAAGAACACAAATCCAGCTGATAATAGTCCTAGATTTAAggtatgtacattgtgtattaCATATTAATCAATGGCCAATTTTGAACTAGAATCTACATATAAATGTCTATGCAGGACATGGATGGTCTACTGAAAGAGGAATCGTATACACTGGGACCTGGGGTACTGAGTATGTATGACATCCACACGCTCAAAACGTTTCCACCCCAACCCTTCACTGATAACAGCTATGCAGGTATTTTAAACGCATAAATGACCATAGGAATtggatcacacacacacacacacacacactccaacGTATACTTATAGGGCTGTGTAGAGAAGTAAAAAAATGGACAATGCCACTTCGGTCCTTACCCCAACTGCATTCTGTGTTTCTGGAATTTGCAAAGGAAAATTACGATGATTTGGATGAACTCTCAAAGAAAGTGAGTGACATGAAGTAATGAACAAAAGTTAGTACTACGGCATCTGTTAAGTTAAGAGTGTTTTTCTCTCTAGCTTCAGGACATGGTGATTGCCTTGAATGACAAGAAACCTATTTCCCACGATAAGGAGATTGCTTCAATTGTTCAAAGCCTTTCCAGAGATGATACCAAAAAAGATCAGCTCAAATCCATGATCATTGTTTCAGATGCTTTCGTGAAGTTTTCTGGACATATTGTACAAAGGAGTGCTGAGATTGAAAAGTTGacgaaagaaaaaaggaaatCACTCATGAACATCGTGAGTGTATCTAATATGTCAACTAGCTTCCATCCGACTAAGTACTTGTGTTTGATTAGTTTGTACAACATAATTACACAtactctataatttatagatgATTCAAATCCCATACGGCACGAAGGAGCACCAATTCTCTGATATGGAGGCAACAGCCACTTTCATGGACAGTTCTTTGCAACCGATCATGCGTGCAATCGGATTCGATAAAAAGAAGTTTGGTTCTGAACTAACATGGACGGCTAAGGAGGACTGCGATCAACTAGTTGCAGGATTCTTCCTTTTGTGGGGAACATTTCTTTCTTAAACTGTTTTTAATTAAGTTTCACGTTATAATTTGCTCTCAATACATGTCATACATTTTACTGTTTGAAAACAAAAAGAAACAAAAGGTGTTTCACAATGATACAGTGTTTCCTGCATCCTGTGAGTCCTGGAGTCCTGACAAAACAGGCAGGGTTGTGGCTCAAAAACCACAATATGTGATTACACTGCAATTAATTGGTTTCCAGGGCAGTAGGCTACAAGGGGCCAAGCAGCTATAGTAGTAGTGGTAAGATGGCAACTGAGAAGGAGGAGATTAAATCAACTGAAGATGAGCAATCTGCAGATGGTCAGAAGGAACCACTCAAGGAGAAACTCATGAAATACCCAAAGGCTTGCTTGCAAGTGTTCACATGCTACACCACTTGTTACAATAAGTTGAAGAAGCCAGAGCCAAAGACTCCTGAGTATATACCTGTGTATGTGAAGGCCCACTCGGACATGGATGAAGAAGATCCCAGCACACAGCCGCCT of Halichondria panicea chromosome 9, odHalPani1.1, whole genome shotgun sequence contains these proteins:
- the LOC135341520 gene encoding uncharacterized protein LOC135341520; protein product: MASKAEPNVKKDQALKGKLLKSMKVCVQQMFCSCWKNPQTEEHIESPSETDEVSETKNTNPADNSPRFKDMDGLLKEESYTLGPGVLSMYDIHTLKTFPPQPFTDNSYAGLCREVKKWTMPLRSLPQLHSVFLEFAKENYDDLDELSKKLQDMVIALNDKKPISHDKEIASIVQSLSRDDTKKDQLKSMIIVSDAFVKFSGHIVQRSAEIEKLTKEKRKSLMNIMIQIPYGTKEHQFSDMEATATFMDSSLQPIMRAIGFDKKKFGSELTWTAKEDCDQLVAGFFLLWGTFLS